One window of Cryobacterium arcticum genomic DNA carries:
- a CDS encoding metal ABC transporter substrate-binding protein, producing the protein MKTPKLLLPALAVSAVLVLAGCSTSTPAASAGTDGDLKVVATTTQIADLTRNIVGDTAGVTVTQLIQPNQSAHSYDPSVADLTALGEADVLVINGVGLEEWLDDAIAASGFDGVTIDSDEGITILDGEAGHEDEDATETHTDDAEHDHAGGNPHIWTDVSNAEAMAGTIADGLAAASSTHAAAFETNKAAYTGQLAELDGWIRENIDAVPAAERLLVSNHDAFGYFTAAYGITYVGSVIPSFDDNAEPSAAEIDTLVAAIKATGVKAVFSEASINPKAADTIASEAGVTVYSGEDALYGDSLGPADSDGATYITSQLHNVRLILESWGVTPSAVPADLQ; encoded by the coding sequence GTGAAGACCCCCAAACTCCTGCTCCCCGCCCTGGCCGTCTCGGCCGTCCTCGTGCTGGCCGGCTGCTCCACCTCGACCCCCGCAGCTTCCGCCGGGACGGACGGCGACCTCAAGGTCGTCGCCACGACCACCCAGATCGCCGACCTCACCCGCAACATCGTCGGGGACACCGCGGGCGTGACCGTCACCCAGCTGATCCAGCCCAACCAGAGCGCCCACAGCTACGACCCGTCGGTCGCCGACCTCACCGCGCTCGGCGAGGCCGACGTGCTCGTGATCAACGGGGTCGGCCTGGAGGAATGGCTCGACGACGCGATCGCCGCCTCCGGCTTCGACGGCGTCACCATCGATTCCGACGAGGGCATCACCATCCTGGACGGCGAGGCCGGCCACGAGGACGAAGACGCCACTGAGACCCACACGGATGACGCCGAGCACGACCACGCCGGCGGCAACCCGCACATCTGGACCGACGTCAGCAACGCCGAGGCCATGGCCGGCACCATCGCCGACGGTCTCGCCGCCGCGAGCAGCACCCACGCCGCCGCGTTCGAAACCAACAAGGCCGCCTACACCGGGCAGCTCGCCGAGCTCGACGGCTGGATCCGGGAGAACATCGACGCCGTGCCCGCCGCCGAGCGCCTGCTCGTGAGCAACCACGACGCGTTCGGCTACTTCACGGCCGCCTACGGCATCACCTACGTCGGCAGTGTCATCCCGAGCTTCGACGACAACGCCGAACCGAGCGCCGCCGAGATCGACACTCTTGTCGCCGCGATCAAGGCCACCGGGGTCAAGGCCGTCTTCTCCGAGGCCTCCATCAACCCCAAGGCCGCCGACACCATCGCGAGCGAGGCCGGCGTCACGGTGTACTCCGGCGAGGACGCCCTGTACGGCGACTCCCTCGGCCCGGCGGACAGCGACGGCGCCACCTACATCACCTCCCAGCTGCACAATGTGCGCTTGATCCTCGAATCTTGGGGTGTGACGCCCAGCGCCGTGCCCGCCGACCTGCAATAG
- a CDS encoding AAA family ATPase, with product MAFETPPLRRVEEDPQHPLDRDVWPATLPPVTQLLTDGLDLGAATVFVGENGAGKSTLVEAIALAWGLSPEGGSTGARNSTRPSESALHDHLRLVRTGGATRHGYFLRAETMHGFFTYLEQNPGSRPEPRFHEISHGESFLELAIDRFRGRGLWVLDEPESALSFSGCLALLGHLKDLLAAGGSQVIMSTHSPLLAALPGARILEVGDWGLRETAWRDLDLVTNWASFLDAPERYLRHL from the coding sequence ATGGCCTTCGAGACACCCCCCCTGCGCCGGGTCGAGGAGGATCCGCAGCATCCGCTGGACCGGGACGTGTGGCCCGCCACACTGCCGCCCGTGACCCAGCTGCTGACGGATGGCCTCGACCTGGGCGCGGCCACGGTCTTCGTGGGCGAGAACGGCGCCGGCAAGTCCACCCTGGTGGAGGCCATCGCCCTGGCCTGGGGGCTCTCACCGGAGGGTGGCTCGACCGGGGCCCGCAACTCCACCCGGCCGAGCGAGTCAGCCCTGCACGACCACCTGCGCCTGGTGCGCACCGGCGGCGCCACCCGGCACGGCTACTTCCTGCGCGCCGAGACGATGCACGGCTTCTTCACCTATCTCGAGCAGAATCCGGGCAGCCGGCCGGAACCGCGCTTCCATGAGATCTCGCACGGAGAATCGTTCCTCGAGCTGGCCATCGACAGGTTCCGTGGTCGCGGGCTCTGGGTGCTCGACGAACCCGAGTCCGCCCTCTCCTTCTCGGGCTGCCTCGCCCTGCTCGGGCACCTCAAGGACCTGCTCGCGGCGGGCGGCTCGCAGGTGATCATGTCGACCCACTCTCCGCTGCTGGCAGCCTTGCCCGGCGCCCGGATTCTCGAGGTGGGCGACTGGGGCCTGCGCGAGACGGCCTGGCGGGACCTCGATCTGGTCACCAACTGGGCCAGCTTCCTCGACGCGCCGGAGCGGTATCTGCGGCATCTCTGA
- a CDS encoding GNAT family N-acetyltransferase, whose protein sequence is MRVRAGKAGATWAGCLPTPAGSGRARKAKQMAQAAPAAVLRPWRIDDAVDLQRAFVVSGDLAAQLGAVELSTLARCQSFIADNLATGTVSRQNFAITLDGIAVGNVGVGSMEHRHGTGWVYYWVSAEARGRGLATLALVSISDWAFTEQGLHRLELGHRTNNPASCRVATKAGFATEGIERQKLKYGTERFDVETHARLRTDAPPQLRPLPTYTT, encoded by the coding sequence ATGAGAGTACGGGCCGGGAAGGCCGGCGCCACGTGGGCCGGGTGCCTGCCCACGCCCGCCGGCTCGGGTCGCGCCCGCAAGGCCAAGCAAATGGCGCAAGCCGCTCCGGCGGCGGTGCTGCGACCGTGGCGCATCGATGACGCCGTCGACCTGCAACGGGCCTTCGTCGTCAGCGGCGACCTCGCCGCGCAGCTCGGTGCCGTGGAGTTGTCCACCCTGGCCCGTTGCCAGAGCTTCATCGCCGACAACCTCGCCACCGGCACGGTGTCCCGGCAGAATTTCGCCATCACCCTCGACGGCATCGCGGTGGGCAATGTCGGGGTGGGCAGCATGGAGCATCGGCACGGAACCGGCTGGGTCTACTACTGGGTCTCCGCCGAGGCGCGGGGGCGGGGCCTGGCGACCCTCGCGCTGGTGTCCATCTCCGACTGGGCCTTCACCGAGCAGGGGCTGCACCGGCTCGAGCTGGGCCACCGCACCAACAACCCGGCGTCCTGCCGGGTTGCGACCAAGGCCGGGTTCGCTACCGAGGGCATCGAGCGGCAGAAGCTGAAATACGGCACCGAACGCTTCGACGTCGAAACCCACGCCAGGCTCCGCACGGATGCGCCCCCACAGCTGCGCCCGCTGCCCACATACACGACCTAG
- a CDS encoding putative protein N(5)-glutamine methyltransferase yields MAPPADIVDRLRAAGCVFAEEEAGLLAAAAGTPAELDELVARRVSGLPLEQVLGWAEFYGLRIILRPGVFVPRRRTGLLVREAARLARPHSLVLDVCCGSGAVGTALLAGDASLRLFATDIDPAAAVCARLNVSPLGGEVLTGDLFGPLPAELRGQVDLVVANAPYVPTEAIERMPPEARLHEARVALDGGADGLEVQGRIAAAAPEWLAPGGHLLVETSAAQAPHTAALFSRHGLLPRIRRSAALDATVVIGAAPA; encoded by the coding sequence ATGGCACCTCCAGCCGACATCGTCGACCGGCTGCGGGCCGCCGGCTGCGTCTTCGCCGAGGAGGAGGCCGGGCTCCTCGCGGCGGCGGCCGGCACGCCCGCCGAACTGGACGAGCTGGTGGCGAGACGGGTGTCGGGCCTGCCTCTCGAACAGGTGCTCGGCTGGGCGGAGTTCTACGGGCTCCGCATCATCCTGCGCCCCGGGGTGTTCGTGCCGCGGCGCCGCACGGGCCTGCTCGTGCGGGAAGCGGCCCGGCTCGCGCGCCCACACAGCCTGGTGCTCGACGTCTGCTGCGGATCCGGCGCGGTCGGCACCGCCCTGCTCGCCGGAGATGCGTCGCTGCGGCTGTTCGCGACCGACATCGACCCGGCCGCTGCCGTGTGCGCCCGCCTGAACGTGAGCCCACTGGGTGGTGAGGTGCTCACCGGCGACCTGTTCGGCCCGCTCCCGGCCGAGCTGCGCGGCCAGGTCGACCTCGTCGTGGCCAACGCGCCCTATGTGCCCACCGAGGCGATCGAGCGGATGCCGCCGGAGGCCCGGCTGCACGAGGCCCGGGTGGCCCTGGACGGCGGGGCCGACGGCCTCGAGGTGCAGGGCCGGATCGCCGCCGCCGCACCCGAGTGGCTGGCACCCGGCGGGCATCTGCTCGTGGAGACCAGTGCCGCCCAGGCGCCGCACACCGCGGCGCTCTTCAGCCGGCACGGCTTGCTGCCCCGGATCCGGCGGTCAGCCGCGCTGGACGCCACCGTCGTGATCGGGGCGGCGCCCGCCTAG
- a CDS encoding TetR/AcrR family transcriptional regulator, translating to MDRTDELAAAALRLVTVGGLPAVTFRSVAAESGWSLGAVQKTFPTKDALVRATLAYAQSSIAVRLSVDPGRPTLRSWLVELVMATLPLDDARRSACLVGVAVSDRAPFDPELAVSLAGWDAELRGNLARLAGRARHEGELHPGVDGESLARAVLAFAAGLAGQLLYDPVDEATVLALVQGIVAGLTPAP from the coding sequence ATGGACCGCACGGATGAACTCGCGGCCGCGGCTCTGCGCCTGGTGACCGTCGGGGGCCTGCCGGCCGTGACCTTCCGCTCGGTCGCGGCGGAGTCGGGCTGGTCGCTCGGCGCGGTGCAGAAGACCTTTCCCACCAAGGACGCGCTCGTCCGCGCCACATTGGCCTACGCGCAGTCATCCATCGCCGTGCGCCTCAGTGTCGACCCCGGTCGGCCTACCCTGCGCTCCTGGCTGGTGGAGCTCGTGATGGCCACCCTGCCGCTCGACGACGCGCGCCGCAGTGCCTGTCTGGTCGGTGTGGCGGTGTCGGACCGGGCGCCGTTCGACCCAGAGCTCGCGGTTTCTCTGGCCGGCTGGGACGCCGAGCTGCGCGGCAACCTCGCGCGGCTGGCCGGCCGGGCCCGGCACGAGGGCGAGCTGCACCCGGGCGTGGATGGCGAGAGCCTGGCCCGGGCGGTGCTCGCGTTCGCCGCTGGGTTGGCCGGCCAACTGCTCTACGACCCGGTCGATGAGGCCACGGTCCTGGCCTTGGTGCAGGGTATCGTGGCGGGCCTGACGCCGGCACCCTGA
- a CDS encoding CPBP family intramembrane glutamic endopeptidase: MPSRPITSPHPVATVVVTTAMLILLLGLGGTVIYLTGLPLDSPVALVFAPIAVGLVIWASVTRRWGTLGFGRPRVRGNRAAWRLVLLPLLAVFLLVLASTGGAAEQSAGAWLGLIGFVALVGFVEETLFRSVFLRLLAPTGPRTAVLVSTAAFALAHAVNLLGGQDLLSTLGQIGFAAAYGLFAACAFLRTGSIWALVVFHALFDLVQLSSVRQTASLMDAVITVILLAGAVWLWVGIRQSGATQSPATDTGTADRSAALGALPPVR, translated from the coding sequence GTGCCCAGCCGCCCGATCACCAGCCCACATCCGGTCGCGACGGTGGTCGTGACCACCGCCATGCTCATCCTGCTGCTCGGGCTGGGCGGCACGGTGATCTACCTGACCGGACTGCCGCTGGATTCGCCGGTGGCGCTGGTGTTCGCTCCGATCGCTGTGGGCCTGGTGATCTGGGCGAGCGTGACCCGGCGGTGGGGGACACTCGGCTTCGGACGGCCCCGGGTGCGCGGCAACCGGGCGGCGTGGCGGCTGGTGCTGCTTCCGCTGCTCGCGGTGTTCCTGCTGGTTCTGGCGTCCACCGGCGGCGCGGCCGAACAGAGCGCAGGGGCCTGGCTGGGGCTGATCGGCTTCGTGGCTCTGGTGGGTTTCGTGGAAGAGACGCTATTCCGCTCGGTGTTCCTCCGGCTGCTCGCCCCCACAGGCCCCCGCACGGCCGTGCTCGTCTCGACCGCCGCGTTCGCCCTGGCACACGCCGTGAACCTGCTTGGCGGCCAGGACCTGCTCAGCACCCTCGGCCAGATCGGCTTCGCCGCCGCGTACGGGCTCTTCGCGGCCTGCGCGTTCCTGCGCACCGGCAGCATCTGGGCCTTGGTGGTCTTCCACGCGCTGTTCGACCTGGTGCAACTCAGCAGTGTGAGGCAGACCGCATCCCTGATGGATGCCGTGATCACGGTCATCCTGTTGGCCGGCGCCGTCTGGTTGTGGGTGGGCATCCGCCAGAGCGGTGCAACGCAGAGTCCCGCAACGGATACCGGGACTGCCGACCGGAGCGCCGCACTCGGAGCCCTGCCGCCGGTTCGGTGA